A genomic stretch from Candidatus Hydrogenisulfobacillus filiaventi includes:
- a CDS encoding putative D-ribulose kinase (Evidence 3 : Putative function from multiple computational evidences), whose amino-acid sequence MVVIGVDLGTSGLRMVALGQDGTPAGQVAIRFADTEQGAEQDPRRWWQAFTAAGRLLAESLQARGEEVAALAVASTSGSVVGLDAAGEPLAPALLYFDPRADAEAEAAGVALAAEAEALGYRLDASFGLPKVLYLRRTRPAWRARLHRVTTPSGYLEARLLGHAGPLDWTNALKLGYDLLRGEWPATIESVLGLPLDQLPPVVAPGTLLGPLDRRAAAELGWPAGTPVVAGMTDGCASQLGSGAARPGQKNTSLGTTLVVKAITRELPHDPDGVVYSHRHPLGYWMPGGASNTGGGILRSAFPGADLAELDATVDPDRPSPHVLYPLPGTGERFPFRRPQATAFRLGPPGQPAYQSYLEGVAFVERLAYERLAALGIETEPVIYATGGGSESAAWNQLRANITGQELVRPALTGADVGAALLAAGHAWHGDVVQAAAAMVRPAARYRPRTDAFEAAYARFREELVRRGWWP is encoded by the coding sequence ATGGTCGTCATCGGGGTGGACCTCGGTACCAGCGGTCTGCGCATGGTGGCGCTGGGCCAGGATGGCACGCCGGCAGGGCAGGTGGCCATCCGGTTTGCGGATACCGAACAAGGGGCGGAACAGGATCCCCGGCGCTGGTGGCAGGCGTTTACCGCCGCCGGCCGCCTGCTGGCGGAATCCCTGCAGGCGCGCGGGGAGGAGGTGGCGGCCCTGGCTGTGGCCTCCACCTCCGGCAGCGTGGTGGGGCTGGACGCGGCCGGGGAGCCGCTGGCCCCCGCCCTGCTGTACTTCGACCCGCGGGCGGACGCGGAGGCGGAGGCGGCCGGGGTGGCGCTGGCCGCCGAGGCGGAGGCCCTCGGCTACCGCCTCGATGCCAGCTTCGGCCTGCCCAAGGTCCTCTACCTCCGGCGCACCCGTCCCGCCTGGCGGGCGCGGCTGCACCGGGTGACCACCCCCTCCGGCTACCTGGAGGCCCGGCTGCTGGGGCACGCCGGGCCGCTGGACTGGACTAACGCCTTGAAGCTGGGGTACGACCTGCTGCGGGGGGAATGGCCCGCCACCATCGAATCGGTGCTGGGCCTGCCCCTGGACCAGCTGCCGCCGGTGGTGGCCCCGGGTACCTTGCTGGGGCCGCTGGACCGGCGGGCGGCGGCGGAACTGGGATGGCCGGCGGGAACGCCGGTCGTGGCGGGCATGACCGACGGCTGCGCCAGCCAGTTGGGGTCGGGTGCGGCCCGGCCCGGCCAGAAGAACACCTCCCTCGGCACCACCCTGGTGGTGAAGGCCATCACGCGGGAGCTGCCGCACGACCCGGACGGCGTGGTCTACTCCCACCGCCACCCCCTGGGCTACTGGATGCCGGGCGGGGCCAGCAACACCGGCGGAGGCATCCTGCGCAGCGCCTTTCCGGGGGCGGACTTGGCCGAACTGGACGCCACCGTGGACCCGGACCGGCCCAGCCCGCACGTGCTCTATCCCCTGCCCGGCACCGGCGAGCGCTTCCCCTTCCGGCGCCCGCAGGCCACCGCCTTCCGGCTTGGTCCCCCCGGTCAACCCGCCTACCAGAGCTACCTGGAGGGGGTGGCGTTTGTGGAGCGGCTGGCCTATGAACGGCTGGCCGCCCTCGGCATCGAGACGGAACCGGTCATCTACGCCACCGGCGGCGGGTCGGAAAGCGCGGCCTGGAACCAGCTGCGGGCCAACATCACCGGGCAGGAGCTGGTGCGGCCTGCCCTCACCGGGGCGGACGTGGGCGCCGCGCTGCTGGCAGCGGGGCATGCCTGGCACGGGGACGTGGTGCAGGCGGCCGCGGCCATGGTCCGCCCTGCCGCCCGCTACCGGCCGCGCACCGACGCCTTCGAGGCGGCCTACGCCCGCTTCCGCGAGGAGCTGGTGCGGCGGGGCTGGTGGCCCTAA
- a CDS encoding CheR-type methyltransferase domain-containing protein, which produces MHPDPAASVDAAAWDILGARLGLPLDAYRRDQLARRLSAYMRLHGYADAAALLAALAARPEEVERLRSHLTIHVTEFLRDPAYWERLAAVVAAMPARPLWRVWSAAAANGAEALTAALVLEEAGLSARLLLTDIDPVMLEAARQGEYRESELRHLSPDRRRRILEPPAPRAPVWRVRPEVAARMVVRRLDLLHDPYPPGPFDLILCRNVLIYFRAPDRERVLGRLASRLGPDGLLFLGATELIGRPEAHGLEWVAPALYRARPPA; this is translated from the coding sequence GTGCATCCCGATCCCGCCGCATCCGTCGACGCCGCTGCCTGGGACATTCTCGGCGCCCGCCTAGGCCTGCCGCTGGACGCCTACCGCCGGGACCAGCTGGCCCGCCGCCTGTCCGCCTACATGCGCCTGCACGGCTATGCCGATGCCGCCGCCCTGCTGGCGGCCTTGGCCGCCCGGCCCGAGGAGGTGGAACGGCTGCGCAGCCACCTCACCATCCACGTCACTGAGTTTCTGCGCGACCCCGCCTACTGGGAGCGGCTGGCGGCGGTGGTGGCGGCCATGCCCGCCCGGCCCCTCTGGCGGGTGTGGAGCGCGGCGGCCGCCAACGGGGCCGAGGCCCTGACCGCCGCCCTGGTGCTGGAGGAGGCGGGCCTGTCCGCCCGCCTCCTGCTGACCGACATCGACCCCGTCATGCTGGAGGCCGCCCGGCAGGGGGAATACCGGGAAAGCGAACTCCGCCACCTCTCCCCCGACCGGCGCCGGCGCATCCTGGAACCGCCCGCCCCCCGCGCCCCGGTCTGGCGGGTGCGGCCGGAGGTGGCAGCGCGCATGGTCGTACGCCGGCTCGACCTGCTTCACGACCCCTACCCGCCCGGCCCCTTCGACCTCATCCTCTGCCGCAACGTGCTCATCTATTTCCGGGCCCCCGACCGGGAGCGGGTTCTGGGCCGCCTGGCCAGCCGCCTGGGGCCGGACGGCCTGCTCTTCCTGGGCGCCACCGAACTCATCGGGCGCCCCGAGGCCCATGGCCTGGAATGGGTGGCACCCGCCCTCTACCGGGCGCGGCCGCCGGCTTAG
- the cheB gene encoding Protein-glutamate methylesterase/protein-glutamine glutaminase 1: MLIVDDSAFVRARLARAWQEAGWETAEAADGARALAALHSQRPDLITLDVAMPGPDGIETARAIRQAGFRGPVLMLSALTARGAHITLEALEAGADDFVLKPQNPREVAEAVGVLEARYRALTAARRPEAVPEGTPGGRTVRTRGFRAVTVASSTGGPSALARLLPGLPPPPVPLVLVQHMPPGFTAALAERLTRLSGWPVEEAPAAPGAVCWQPGRAVLAQGGLHLHLNRHRAWAQPGPRLHGVAPAADITVGEAVRAWAPDLAVVILTGMGEDGARAAANARRLGCTVVVESAATATVWGMPQAVVRRGAADAVWPLPEIHRWLGAVFAAAGPIHA, from the coding sequence GTGCTGATTGTGGACGATTCCGCCTTCGTCCGGGCCCGCCTGGCCCGGGCCTGGCAGGAGGCCGGCTGGGAGACGGCCGAGGCCGCCGACGGCGCCCGGGCCCTGGCCGCCCTCCACAGCCAGCGGCCCGACCTCATCACCCTGGACGTGGCCATGCCGGGCCCGGACGGGATCGAGACCGCCCGGGCCATCCGCCAAGCCGGCTTCCGTGGCCCGGTGCTGATGTTGTCCGCCCTCACCGCCCGGGGGGCCCACATCACCCTCGAGGCCCTGGAGGCAGGCGCCGACGATTTCGTGCTGAAGCCCCAGAATCCCCGGGAGGTGGCGGAGGCGGTGGGGGTGCTGGAGGCGCGCTACCGGGCCCTGACCGCCGCCCGGCGCCCGGAGGCGGTCCCGGAGGGGACGCCCGGCGGCCGGACAGTGCGCACCCGCGGCTTCCGGGCGGTCACGGTGGCCAGTTCCACCGGCGGGCCGTCCGCCCTGGCCCGCCTGCTGCCGGGCCTGCCGCCGCCGCCGGTGCCGCTGGTCCTGGTGCAGCACATGCCGCCCGGGTTCACGGCTGCCCTGGCGGAGCGGCTGACCCGCCTCAGCGGGTGGCCGGTGGAGGAGGCGCCGGCCGCCCCGGGCGCCGTCTGCTGGCAGCCGGGCCGGGCGGTGCTGGCCCAAGGGGGCCTGCACCTGCACCTCAACCGCCACCGGGCCTGGGCCCAGCCCGGCCCCCGCCTGCACGGCGTGGCTCCCGCCGCCGACATTACCGTGGGGGAGGCGGTGCGCGCCTGGGCCCCCGACTTGGCGGTGGTCATCCTCACCGGGATGGGCGAGGACGGGGCCCGCGCCGCCGCCAATGCCCGCCGCCTGGGCTGCACCGTGGTGGTGGAGTCCGCCGCCACCGCCACCGTCTGGGGCATGCCCCAGGCGGTGGTCCGCCGGGGGGCGGCCGACGCCGTCTGGCCGCTGCCGGAAATTCATCGCTGGCTGGGGGCGGTCTTTGCCGCCGCCGGCCCCATCCACGCCTGA
- a CDS encoding putative Electron transfer flavoprotein alpha/ beta subunit (Evidence 3 : Putative function from multiple computational evidences), with amino-acid sequence MHIGLLVKDVPVQDQIRLDPASGRLVRTGVAREPNPTDLVALAALLDHLRQPGDRTVALSMGPPQAVDSLAAVVQTGLDRGILVSDRVLAGADTLITARALAAAVRRLELDLVLAGVHSLDSDTGQVPPMVAALLGWPVVTRVRALSRLGDTALVVERAGTAALERFLLRLPAVLTIEESLAEEHWTDPPGEEARARVTTWSAGDLPLPSGQDSPTAVLRVYASGSGQRAGVVLQGLDAATAVERLLETLAGLGEPPQPPPPVQGVTTQDVWVWAETDPATGTVTEAARELLRAVRPALTPPGRLVAVLTGVPAPGTGATLAAEGADRIEYLALPGASAANQARGLARRLEEAAVPPALCLFPSTLQGRETGAYLAGLTGLGMTGDIVGIRFDARAGIIQTKPAPSSSDLVDIVTRTAPVLASVRPGVWATVPRPADAAAGVESWVAYPDLLPARGRDLEALDSRSPAGGLLDPRPVILGIGYGVGEAGTAALAAVAARLGAGVGASRMVTDAGWLPKAFQVGVTGRAVAPRLYLALGISGHLDHLLGVQGAGRLVAVNRDPSAPVFRHADVGVVLDWQAFWQALEPRWQQLLQVLGLA; translated from the coding sequence ATGCATATCGGGCTCTTGGTGAAGGATGTTCCGGTCCAGGACCAGATCCGCCTCGACCCGGCCAGCGGCCGCCTGGTGCGGACGGGGGTGGCCCGCGAGCCCAACCCCACCGACCTGGTCGCCTTGGCCGCCCTGCTGGACCACCTCCGACAGCCGGGGGACCGCACCGTCGCCCTCTCCATGGGACCGCCCCAGGCCGTGGACAGCCTGGCAGCGGTGGTCCAGACCGGTCTGGACCGGGGCATCCTGGTCAGCGACCGCGTCCTGGCCGGCGCCGACACCCTCATCACCGCCCGCGCCCTGGCGGCCGCGGTGCGCCGGCTGGAACTGGACCTGGTGCTGGCCGGGGTGCATTCCCTGGACTCCGACACCGGCCAGGTCCCGCCCATGGTGGCGGCCCTGCTGGGCTGGCCGGTGGTCACGCGGGTGCGCGCCCTCTCCCGCCTGGGGGACACCGCCCTGGTGGTGGAACGGGCCGGGACCGCGGCGCTGGAGCGCTTCCTGCTCCGGCTGCCGGCGGTCCTGACCATCGAGGAGAGCCTGGCGGAGGAACACTGGACCGACCCGCCCGGGGAGGAGGCGCGCGCCCGGGTGACCACCTGGTCGGCGGGTGACCTGCCCCTGCCCTCCGGCCAGGACTCCCCCACCGCCGTGCTGCGGGTGTATGCCTCCGGCAGCGGGCAGCGGGCGGGGGTCGTCCTCCAGGGGCTGGATGCCGCCACGGCGGTGGAGCGCCTGCTGGAAACCCTGGCCGGGTTGGGGGAGCCGCCCCAGCCTCCGCCCCCGGTACAGGGGGTCACCACCCAGGACGTCTGGGTGTGGGCGGAGACCGACCCCGCTACCGGGACCGTCACCGAGGCCGCCCGCGAGCTCCTGCGGGCGGTGCGCCCCGCCCTGACCCCGCCCGGCCGGCTGGTGGCGGTGCTGACCGGGGTCCCGGCCCCCGGCACCGGCGCGACGCTGGCGGCGGAGGGGGCCGACCGCATCGAATACCTGGCCCTGCCCGGCGCCTCCGCCGCCAACCAGGCACGGGGCCTGGCCCGCCGCCTGGAGGAGGCGGCGGTGCCACCCGCCCTCTGCCTCTTCCCCTCCACCCTCCAGGGGCGGGAGACGGGCGCCTACCTGGCCGGCCTGACCGGCCTCGGGATGACCGGCGACATCGTCGGCATCCGGTTCGACGCCCGGGCCGGCATCATTCAGACCAAGCCGGCCCCCTCCTCCTCCGACCTGGTGGACATCGTCACCCGCACTGCCCCGGTGCTGGCCAGCGTCCGCCCGGGGGTATGGGCCACAGTGCCCAGGCCGGCGGACGCGGCGGCCGGCGTTGAGTCCTGGGTGGCCTACCCGGACCTGCTGCCAGCCCGGGGCCGCGACCTGGAGGCTCTGGACAGCCGGAGCCCCGCGGGTGGCCTCCTGGATCCCCGTCCGGTCATCCTGGGCATCGGCTACGGGGTGGGGGAGGCCGGTACGGCCGCGCTAGCCGCCGTAGCCGCCCGCCTCGGCGCCGGGGTGGGGGCCAGCCGCATGGTCACCGATGCCGGGTGGCTGCCCAAGGCCTTTCAGGTGGGGGTGACCGGCCGGGCCGTCGCCCCCCGACTGTACCTGGCCCTGGGCATCAGCGGCCACCTGGACCACCTGCTGGGGGTGCAGGGGGCGGGACGGCTGGTGGCGGTCAACCGCGACCCGTCCGCGCCCGTGTTCCGGCACGCCGATGTCGGGGTGGTCCTGGACTGGCAGGCATTCTGGCAGGCGCTGGAGCCCCGCTGGCAGCAGCTGCTGCAGGTGCTGGGCCTGGCCTAG
- a CDS encoding conserved protein of unknown function (Evidence 4 : Unknown function but conserved in other organisms) — MDLWSLQGLLEAWPGRPEEREAWRTFARRAEAALRERAPGHWPGPALVPGLLQARLAAALGLAGLTRGDRLRTRVLTLGAHAGLEVRMLRDFGFEAVGLEQRPELAAAGRDTGLLPPDSLVTADYRAYLADPGPAWPLILALAPEAVDPAWIATARRRLAPEGQLVVVAYWADLPAAWHSRARPVVEGLMGGLRWEAAPDSPHSAERQGA; from the coding sequence GTGGACCTCTGGAGCCTGCAAGGGCTGCTGGAAGCCTGGCCGGGACGGCCGGAGGAACGGGAGGCCTGGCGCACCTTCGCCCGCCGGGCCGAAGCCGCCCTCCGGGAGCGGGCCCCGGGCCACTGGCCGGGTCCCGCCCTGGTGCCGGGCCTGCTGCAAGCCCGCCTGGCCGCCGCCCTGGGCCTGGCTGGCCTCACCCGCGGGGACCGGCTGCGCACCCGGGTGCTCACCCTCGGTGCGCACGCCGGGCTGGAGGTGCGGATGCTGCGGGACTTCGGCTTCGAGGCCGTGGGCCTCGAGCAGCGGCCCGAGCTGGCCGCGGCCGGCCGGGACACGGGGCTGCTGCCGCCGGACAGCCTCGTCACCGCGGATTACCGGGCGTATCTGGCGGACCCGGGGCCGGCCTGGCCCCTCATCCTGGCCCTAGCCCCGGAGGCGGTGGACCCGGCCTGGATCGCAACGGCCCGCCGGCGGCTGGCGCCGGAGGGGCAGCTGGTGGTGGTGGCCTATTGGGCCGACCTGCCGGCCGCCTGGCATTCCCGGGCCCGGCCGGTGGTGGAAGGACTGATGGGCGGGCTCCGGTGGGAAGCCGCGCCGGATTCGCCCCATTCTGCGGAAAGGCAGGGTGCGTGA
- the odhA gene encoding 2-oxoglutarate dehydrogenase, E1 subunit (Evidence 2a : Function from experimental evidences in other organisms; PubMedId : 1508153, 2500417; Product type e : enzyme) — protein sequence MAEEPVPEWLQAAFPGPNLAWAVERWQAFREHPEAVDPAWRAFFAARAQEPAEPSRLEGGAGWAPGVRELAQHIRAYGYLQAAVDPLEPPPEPDPDPAGLSPQQLAAIPARTVWPDLPVTDARSAWDVITRLKGIYCGHTGYDFSHVHDPEERRWLQQAVEEGPGRWQWQPADQLALLWRLVEVEEFERFLHRTFPGQKRFSIEGLDMLVPMLELLARDAAAAGIGTVVIGMAHRGRLNVLAHILGKPYEAILAEFHQAPNKDLVPSEGSRGLSHGWMGDVRYHLGAESVFRARLDGEAPGQPVAAVRLILAHNPSHLEFVNPVVQGMTRALQEAAGRGEPGWPRQDPGAALAVAVHGDAAFPGEGIVAETLNLARLAGYRTGGTVHLIANNGLGFTAGPAESRSTPYASDLAKGFAIPVVHVNADDPTACLAAVRLALAYRARFGHDFVIDLVGYRRWGHNEGDDPTITQPLRYARIARHPPVAELWARTLTEAGVVDPQQVAAERARVGARLAAAYQRVRERGPEPPPDPPPAPEPAAAPATGADRLRRAVASLSARLPGFHVHPRVARMLDRRFADALTGEGRVDWGLAELLAFATLLQDGVPVRLSGQDSERGTFSQRHQVLHDVEDGSRYLPLHHLADGRAAYAVYNSPLSEAAVLGFEYGYSVEAPEALVLWEAQYGDFANAAQVHLDQFVAAGAVKWRQTSGLVLLLPHGYEGQGPEHSSARMERFLALSADGNWQVAIPTTAAQYFHLLREQGLTPREGRRPLVVFTPKSLLRNPRSASPLAELAGGGFRPLLDPSSGLEPRPQVERVLLAAGKVAVELEEEGTRRGPDPAVDILRLERLYPFPAEELAAALIRRPQAREVVWVQEEPANMGAWSYIEPRLRGLLADHLPRAVLRYVGRPPHASPAEGSAEQHLAAQAAILAAAWTPLEARAGEPR from the coding sequence ATGGCAGAGGAGCCCGTACCGGAGTGGTTGCAGGCGGCCTTTCCGGGACCCAACTTGGCGTGGGCGGTGGAGCGCTGGCAGGCCTTCCGGGAGCATCCGGAGGCGGTGGACCCCGCCTGGCGGGCCTTTTTCGCCGCCCGGGCCCAGGAGCCGGCGGAGCCGTCCCGGCTGGAGGGCGGGGCGGGATGGGCGCCGGGCGTGCGGGAGCTGGCCCAGCACATCCGGGCCTACGGGTACCTGCAGGCGGCGGTGGACCCCCTGGAGCCGCCGCCGGAGCCGGACCCGGACCCGGCCGGTTTGAGCCCGCAACAGCTGGCGGCGATCCCCGCCCGCACCGTGTGGCCCGACCTGCCGGTTACGGACGCCCGCAGCGCCTGGGATGTGATCACCCGACTCAAAGGCATTTACTGCGGGCATACCGGCTACGATTTCAGCCATGTGCACGACCCGGAGGAGCGGCGCTGGTTGCAGCAGGCGGTGGAGGAGGGACCCGGGCGCTGGCAGTGGCAGCCGGCCGACCAGCTGGCCCTGTTGTGGCGTCTGGTGGAGGTGGAGGAGTTCGAGCGCTTCCTGCACCGCACCTTCCCGGGCCAGAAGCGCTTTTCGATTGAGGGCCTGGACATGCTGGTCCCCATGCTGGAGCTGCTGGCCCGGGATGCCGCAGCCGCCGGCATCGGCACCGTGGTCATCGGCATGGCGCACCGCGGCCGGCTGAATGTGCTGGCCCACATCCTGGGGAAGCCCTACGAGGCTATCCTGGCCGAGTTCCACCAGGCCCCCAACAAGGACCTGGTGCCCTCGGAGGGCTCCCGCGGCCTCAGTCACGGCTGGATGGGGGATGTGCGTTACCACCTGGGGGCGGAGTCGGTGTTCCGGGCCCGCCTGGACGGGGAGGCCCCCGGCCAGCCGGTGGCGGCGGTGCGCCTCATCCTGGCGCACAACCCCAGCCACCTGGAGTTCGTCAACCCCGTGGTGCAGGGGATGACGCGGGCTTTGCAGGAGGCGGCCGGGCGCGGGGAGCCGGGCTGGCCCCGGCAGGATCCGGGCGCCGCCCTGGCGGTGGCGGTGCATGGGGACGCCGCCTTCCCCGGTGAGGGCATTGTGGCCGAGACCCTCAACCTGGCCCGGCTGGCCGGATACCGCACCGGCGGCACCGTGCACCTTATTGCCAACAACGGCCTCGGCTTCACCGCCGGTCCGGCGGAGAGCCGGTCCACGCCTTACGCCAGCGACCTGGCCAAGGGCTTTGCCATCCCGGTGGTGCACGTAAACGCCGACGACCCCACCGCCTGCCTGGCGGCGGTCCGCCTGGCCCTGGCCTATCGCGCCCGGTTCGGCCACGACTTTGTCATTGACCTGGTCGGTTACCGGCGCTGGGGGCACAACGAGGGGGACGACCCGACCATCACCCAGCCCCTGCGCTATGCCCGCATCGCCCGCCACCCCCCCGTGGCTGAACTCTGGGCCCGCACCCTGACCGAAGCGGGGGTGGTGGACCCGCAACAGGTGGCGGCCGAGCGCGCCCGGGTGGGGGCGCGCCTGGCGGCTGCCTACCAACGGGTGCGGGAACGGGGGCCGGAGCCGCCGCCGGACCCGCCGCCCGCGCCGGAACCGGCAGCGGCCCCCGCCACCGGCGCGGACCGCCTGCGCCGGGCGGTGGCCAGCCTGTCCGCCCGCCTGCCCGGTTTTCATGTCCATCCCCGGGTGGCGCGCATGCTGGACCGCCGCTTTGCCGATGCCCTGACCGGCGAGGGACGGGTGGACTGGGGGCTGGCCGAGCTGCTGGCCTTTGCCACCCTCCTGCAGGACGGGGTACCGGTGCGGTTGTCGGGCCAGGACTCGGAGCGGGGCACCTTCAGCCAGCGGCACCAAGTCCTGCACGATGTGGAGGACGGCAGCCGCTATCTGCCCCTGCACCACCTGGCGGACGGGCGGGCGGCCTATGCGGTGTACAACAGCCCTCTCTCCGAAGCGGCGGTGCTGGGGTTCGAATACGGCTACAGCGTGGAGGCGCCGGAGGCCCTGGTCCTCTGGGAGGCCCAGTACGGCGACTTTGCCAACGCTGCGCAGGTGCACCTGGACCAGTTTGTGGCCGCGGGCGCAGTCAAGTGGCGGCAGACCAGCGGGCTGGTGCTGCTGCTGCCCCACGGCTACGAAGGGCAGGGACCCGAGCACTCCAGCGCGCGCATGGAACGCTTCCTGGCCCTGTCCGCCGACGGCAACTGGCAGGTGGCCATCCCCACCACCGCCGCCCAGTATTTCCATCTCCTGCGGGAGCAGGGGCTGACCCCCCGGGAGGGCCGGCGTCCGCTGGTGGTGTTCACTCCCAAAAGCCTCCTGCGTAACCCCCGCAGCGCTAGTCCCCTGGCTGAGCTGGCCGGGGGCGGTTTCCGGCCCCTGCTGGACCCCAGTTCGGGCCTGGAACCCCGGCCGCAGGTGGAACGCGTCCTGCTGGCGGCGGGCAAGGTGGCAGTGGAGCTGGAGGAGGAGGGCACCCGGCGGGGACCGGACCCGGCGGTGGACATCCTCCGCCTGGAACGGCTGTATCCGTTTCCGGCCGAGGAACTGGCCGCGGCCCTGATCCGCCGGCCCCAGGCCCGGGAGGTGGTCTGGGTCCAGGAGGAGCCGGCCAATATGGGCGCCTGGAGTTATATCGAGCCCCGCCTGCGCGGGCTGCTGGCGGACCACCTGCCTCGGGCGGTTCTCCGGTATGTGGGGCGGCCTCCCCATGCCAGCCCGGCGGAAGGCAGTGCCGAGCAGCACCTGGCGGCGCAGGCGGCCATCCTGGCGGCGGCCTGGACCCCGCTGGAGGCGCGGGCAGGGGAACCCCGCTAA
- the odhB gene encoding 2-oxoglutarate dehydrogenase complex (dihydrolipoamide transsuccinylase, E2 subunit) (Evidence 2a : Function from experimental evidences in other organisms; PubMedId : 1508153, 2500417, 22720735, 26098117; Product type e : enzyme): protein MAADRVPVVVPELGESVTEAVVGNWLKAVGEPVAAGEELVELETDKVNLTVTAETAGVLAAVLRQPGETVPVGAVLGEIAVAGTGTPPEAIPPAPSAAPASPAPPLEETGPAAGRRASPAVRRLAEERGVDWRAVTPSGPEGRVRRADIPPAPAGPPRPARPDEERVPLSRRRLTIARRLVEARNTAAMLTTFNEVDLAAVTALRQRHREAFRERYGVSLGFMSFFTRAVVSALKRFPRLNAELDGNDLILKRHYDIGIAVATDEGLVVPVVRDADRLSFWEVEGRIADLAARARNGSLRPDDLEGGTFTITNGGVFGSLFSTPILNGPQVGILGMHRIQERPVAVEGQVVIRPMMYVALTYDHRVVDGQEAVSFLVHVKTLLEDPERLLVEG from the coding sequence ATGGCGGCGGACCGGGTTCCGGTGGTGGTGCCGGAACTGGGGGAATCGGTGACGGAGGCGGTGGTGGGCAACTGGCTCAAGGCGGTGGGCGAACCGGTGGCCGCCGGCGAGGAGCTGGTGGAGCTGGAGACCGATAAGGTTAACCTGACCGTGACGGCGGAGACGGCGGGGGTCCTGGCCGCGGTGCTGCGCCAGCCCGGGGAGACGGTGCCGGTGGGGGCGGTCTTGGGGGAGATTGCCGTCGCGGGGACGGGAACGCCGCCCGAGGCTATCCCCCCGGCACCGTCCGCGGCCCCGGCGTCGCCCGCCCCCCCGCTGGAGGAGACCGGACCCGCGGCCGGGCGGCGGGCGTCCCCGGCGGTGCGCCGGCTGGCGGAGGAACGGGGAGTGGACTGGCGGGCGGTGACCCCCAGCGGGCCTGAAGGCCGGGTGCGACGGGCCGACATCCCTCCGGCCCCGGCTGGCCCGCCGCGACCAGCCCGTCCTGACGAGGAACGGGTGCCTCTGAGCCGCCGGCGCCTGACCATCGCCCGCCGGCTGGTGGAGGCCCGCAACACCGCCGCCATGCTGACCACCTTCAACGAAGTGGACCTGGCGGCGGTCACCGCGTTACGCCAGCGGCACCGGGAGGCCTTCCGCGAGCGCTACGGGGTCAGCCTGGGCTTCATGTCCTTTTTCACGCGGGCGGTGGTGAGCGCCCTGAAGCGCTTTCCCCGCCTCAATGCCGAGCTAGACGGCAACGACCTTATCCTGAAGCGGCACTACGACATCGGCATCGCTGTCGCCACCGACGAAGGGCTGGTGGTGCCGGTGGTGCGGGATGCGGACCGCCTCAGCTTTTGGGAGGTGGAGGGCCGCATCGCTGACCTGGCGGCCCGCGCCCGCAACGGGAGCCTGCGGCCGGACGACCTCGAGGGCGGCACCTTCACCATCACCAACGGGGGGGTGTTCGGGTCCCTCTTCTCCACCCCCATCCTGAACGGCCCGCAGGTGGGCATCCTGGGCATGCACCGCATCCAAGAGCGGCCGGTGGCGGTGGAAGGGCAGGTGGTGATCCGGCCCATGATGTACGTGGCCCTCACCTACGACCACCGCGTGGTGGACGGGCAGGAGGCGGTTTCGTTCCTGGTGCATGTCAAGACGTTGCTGGAGGACCCGGAACGCCTGCTGGTGGAGGGCTAG